From the genome of Paraburkholderia largidicola:
TGACGGGCAACACGGTGCTGTGCGATTGCCTGAACGGCCTGGTCGCACGCTCGACGCTGATTTCGGCGCTGTACGAATCGCTGGGCCGCAGCCCATGTTCATTCGAAGACCACGAAGCGATTCTCGCCGCGCTCGACGCCGGCGATGCAAAGACAGCAGGCGCGCTGATGTCGCGTCACTTGCAGAGCGTCGAGCTGAAGATGCTGGATCGGCCGGCTAGCGGTGGGACCGATCTGCACGAAGTGTTCGGCATGCGCGCGCCAAGGGCCGCAGCCGGCTAACAGTTGTAGAGGTGCGAGCCTGACGCACGCCCGCGCTCGCTGGCGGTGCGCGCTGCACTGAAGTGAACGGAGTTTGACCAGACAGTCGACCCAACGGTCGATGGACCGCACACCCGATACGCGCCGCACCCGGCATGTGTCGAGACCGAAAGACCGTACGGCGAGGGACGCCCATCAGGCGTCTACGCTCACACGGCGAAGCCCTGCGGCATTCGCGGAAAGCCTGCAGGGTCATCAAAACAAGTACGTAAGTACGGAGACATCCGCGGCAACCTGTAAGCGATGCGCATAGGTGTCGGCCACACATAGTGGGCTCGCCGCGCGCCTGGCATACACGATGCAATGCTCGTCGATTCCCGTCGGCGTTCCCATCTTAGGAGGAATCCATGGCTCAGTTCAGTGCAGCACCGGATAGTTCGGCAATCCCCGATTACGAAAGCAGCGGACAAGGCGCTCACGCGTTGCCCGCAGGCTACAGCGAACGCCTGTACAACGAAGACCTCGCGCCGTTGAAGCATCAGACGTGGGGCGCCTATAACATCTTCGCGTTCTGGATGTCGGACGTGCACAGCGTCGGCGGCTACGTGTTCGCGGGGAGTCTCTTCGCGCTCGGGCTGACGAGCTGGCAGGTGCTGATTGCGCTGCTCGTCGGCATTACGCTCGTCAACGTGCTGTGCAACATGATCGCGAAGCCGAGCCAGCAGAACGGCGTGCCGTACCCTGTCGCGTGCCGCGCGACGTTCGGCGTGCTGGGCGCCAATGTTCCCGCCGTGATTCGCGGCCTGATTGCGGTTGCCTGGTATGGGATCCAGACGTATCTCGCGTCGAGCGCACTGGTGATCGTCGTGCTCAAGTTCTTTCCGCAATTGCTGCCTTACGCGGACGTGCACCATCACGGCTTCATGGGCCTGTCGACAATCGGCTGGGCCGGCTTCATGTTGCTGTGGGTGCTGCAGGCACTCGTGTTCTGGAACGGCATGGAGACGATCAAGAAGTTCATCGACTTCGCCGGTCCCGCCGTGTACGTGGTGATGTTCATTCTCGCCGGCTACATGATCTGGCGCGCGGGCTGGAAGAACATCGGTATCAACCTGGGCGGCGTGAAGTATCACGGCATGGAAGTGATCCCGGTGATGATCACGGCGATCTCGCTGGTGGTGTCGTACTTCTCTGGCCCGATGCTGAACTTCGGTGACTTCTCGCGATACGGCAAGAGCTTCCGCAGCGTCAAGCGCGGCAACTTCTGGGGCTTGCCCGTCAACTTCCTGGCGTTCTCGCTGGTAACGGTCGTCACGACGGCTGCGACATTGCCCGTGTTCGGTCAACTCATCACGGACCCCGTCGAAACGGTGGGCCGCATCGACTATCCGACGGCCGTGATCCTCGGTGCACTGACGTTCACGATTGCGACCATTGGCATCAACATCGTTGCGAACTTCGTGTCGCCTGCATTCGATTTCTCGAACGTTGCACCGAAGCTGATTAGCTGGCGTGCAGGCGGTATGCTTGCTGCAGTGGCATCGATTTTCATCACGCCGTGGAACCTGTTCAACAACCCGGCCGTGATCCACTACACGCTCGATGTGCTCGGCGGCTTCATCGGACCTTTGTACGGCATCCTGATCGTCGATTTCTTCCTCGTGAAGCGTCAGAAGGTCGTGCTCGACGACCTGTACACGGTATCGGACAAGGGCTCGTACTGGTATCACAATGGCGTGAACTATCGTGCAGTCGGTGCGCTGTTGCCGGCTGCAGTGATCGCCGTGATCTGCGTGATGGTGCCGTCGCTGAATGGTCTCGCGAACTTCTCGTGGTTCATCGGCGCGGGCCTCGGTGCAGTGTTCTACGGCGTGCTGGCGCGTGATCTGCCGCGCGGTGCATAACAGTTCATGAAGATGGTCATGGAGTCGACATGCGTATCAAACTGATCAACCCGAACACGACACAACGGATGACGGATGCCATGGGTCGTTGTGCACGCGAGGTCGTGGCCCCGGGGACGGAACTGGTGGCGGTGAGCCCGACGATGGGCCCGCCGTCGATCGAGGGTTATTACGACGAGGCGCTCGCCACGCCCGGGCTGCTCGCGGAAATCGAAGCGGGCGAGCGCGACGGCTTCGACGGTTACGTGATTGCATGTTTCGGCGATCCCGGCCTCTATGCGGCGCGCGAACTGGCGCGCGGCCCGGTGATCGGCATCGCGGAAGCGGCGATGCATGCGGCGAGCGTGCTGGCGCCCGGGTTCTCGGTCGTGACGACGCTGTCGCGCACCTGCGGCATGGCGTGGCATCTGGCCGAGCGTTACGGCATGAAACGTTTCTGCCGCAACGTTCGCGCCACCGACGTCGCCGTGCTCGAACTCGATCAGCCCGGCTCGGCCGCGCGGCGCATCATCCTCGACGAATGTCGGCGAGCGCTCGACGAGGACGGATCGGACGCGATCGTGCTCGGTTGCGCGGGGATGGCCGAGCTGTGCCGCGAGATCGAGGATGCGCTGGGCGCGCCCGTCGTCGAAGGCGTGACGGCGGCTGTGAAGTGGGTCGAAGCGCTGGTTTCGCTGCGGCTCGCCACGGCCAAGCGGGGCGACTACGCGCGCCCGCTTGCCAAGCGCTACGACGGCGAGTTCGCACGCTTCAGCCCGACGGGCGAGCAGCCAGCCGCAGCGTCTGGCACGCAGCATGGCGCGAACGAAGCGCTGCTGCGGGTCAACGCGAGCGCCTTGCGCGCCGATCCCGCCTCAGATGTTGCGCCGCACATACACTCAGTCTGACATGCACTATCTGCCCGGGTGTATGGGCGCACCCGGGCGTTTTCGCTACACTGGTTCAACCCTGCCGGCCCTGCCGTAGCGTGTTTTCGCGCTTTTTACGAC
Proteins encoded in this window:
- a CDS encoding NCS1 family nucleobase:cation symporter-1, which produces MAQFSAAPDSSAIPDYESSGQGAHALPAGYSERLYNEDLAPLKHQTWGAYNIFAFWMSDVHSVGGYVFAGSLFALGLTSWQVLIALLVGITLVNVLCNMIAKPSQQNGVPYPVACRATFGVLGANVPAVIRGLIAVAWYGIQTYLASSALVIVVLKFFPQLLPYADVHHHGFMGLSTIGWAGFMLLWVLQALVFWNGMETIKKFIDFAGPAVYVVMFILAGYMIWRAGWKNIGINLGGVKYHGMEVIPVMITAISLVVSYFSGPMLNFGDFSRYGKSFRSVKRGNFWGLPVNFLAFSLVTVVTTAATLPVFGQLITDPVETVGRIDYPTAVILGALTFTIATIGINIVANFVSPAFDFSNVAPKLISWRAGGMLAAVASIFITPWNLFNNPAVIHYTLDVLGGFIGPLYGILIVDFFLVKRQKVVLDDLYTVSDKGSYWYHNGVNYRAVGALLPAAVIAVICVMVPSLNGLANFSWFIGAGLGAVFYGVLARDLPRGA
- a CDS encoding aspartate/glutamate racemase family protein; translation: MRIKLINPNTTQRMTDAMGRCAREVVAPGTELVAVSPTMGPPSIEGYYDEALATPGLLAEIEAGERDGFDGYVIACFGDPGLYAARELARGPVIGIAEAAMHAASVLAPGFSVVTTLSRTCGMAWHLAERYGMKRFCRNVRATDVAVLELDQPGSAARRIILDECRRALDEDGSDAIVLGCAGMAELCREIEDALGAPVVEGVTAAVKWVEALVSLRLATAKRGDYARPLAKRYDGEFARFSPTGEQPAAASGTQHGANEALLRVNASALRADPASDVAPHIHSV